The following is a genomic window from Solanum lycopersicum chromosome 6, SLM_r2.1.
AGGGAGTCATTTCCACCTTAACCCGACTTATGTTTCAATTATCAAAAAAGTATAGACCTGCAGCAACTAGAAGATCTCTAAAATGAATGCTAGATATCTTAATagttgaaataattaaaaaacaaatctcACTGAGAATTCTTTAATCCTCATGCTTAGTGTTGGGAATAACGATCAACAATTTGATTTAAGAAGGGTCTTGGTATTCGTAAGGTCTACTTCAATTCATTACAGATAATAACTCCAGTAAGAAGTTGAACTACCTTGAATCTTCCAGTGAAGAGACTATCAAATTAATGAGGACTGGTACTAACACAGATAGTCAGATACAACACACACTAAGGTACCTCAGATTTGGAGTGGGTGGGCACTCAAATACTCAATTCTATCATCCTCAATCACGTAAATTCTCCAATGAAACATAGACATTCTTATTGTGGtaataaagcaagacttgttcaaaattaaaatgagaACTATCAAACTAGAGAATCAATTAACAAGCCATAAAAAAATGGGCAACAAACGAATAAAATAACGATGAGGCAAATCTTAGCAGCTCAGTCGATTGGCTAGCTGAACTTATTCCCCACCTTAGCTATTTCCCCTTCCCCACCCCTCaatcaaaaaaaagaaagtaacaaTTAAGTATGTTAACAGAGAAAAGCGCACCTGGTGATCTCGGACTAAAGTTTGTCGATCCCAAAAGAAGAAAGAACCGAATACGAAAACTATGAAAAGCAAAGCAAGACGCTTGGGGCGTTTCAAATAGTAAGATGGATTGATGTACTTCCACTTATTCGCTGACGATCTACTCCTCACCATTTTCTTCTGCTTTATCAAAGAGATTCAAAAATTGATCACGATCGAGATTGGTGAATCAGAGAGAAATCCATTGAGAATAAAGggataatgaaaaaaaaatggcaAGTAGTTAAAAAACGAAGACCAATAGCCGTTAGGGAATAGGGGCGTAGGAACTAAATGGAGTGTACGAATTcctcttcctttttttgtttctttagttGGTGCCAAATTGGCATGTAGccaaacatttttatttattttcatgtccGTAACCGTGTATTCGAATCAGTTTTTTAGTTAACTTTTCATGTCCGCGTGACCGAATCAATTTTTGCACTCCTTAACTGATTTTGTGAAATACTAATACTCAGTCCCTCCTGCAATAGATGGAGCATGTAGCCAAACATACCTGCATGCAGAAATGGATTTAAAATGTCTAAgtgaaataaatcaaaatgttcTCAATTGGCCCAATGATATCCTCTCATTAGTTTAAAGAGTCAAAAATATCCTTCCTtcctataaatataaatttattatcctATAATTACTTTAAAGtcaaaaatatccttcaatcaaTTTATAGATACTCCCTAGAAAACaactaaaataaatcaatttatagATACGCCctaaaaaaacaactaaaatcAGTCAATTTATAGATATTCTCTagaaaacaactaaaattaactaaatttcACAGAAAAACCATTTAAGCAAgccaaaaatcaaaatactaCCGTGGTCGCCTCAAATtacatgttttcttctttttatcataattttcaaGCAGCTTTTGAAAGCAAACTTCACCttaatatgattttgaatttgtaAAATTGTCCATAAAAATAGAGTATGAGATAAGAAAAGATAGATCCAATCTGTTTACAATCACTTaaatcttaaattgttcacCTTAAATGTTTACAATCACTCAAAACCTTAAATGACagagaaataaaatagaagaacaCCAATCAACAAGTAAAGCATCTAAGCGCCCTACTAAGATGGCTTCCACCAAAGATATGACTGTTatataacaaaatacaatggAACAAAAGGTAATGCTTTTACAAAGAGAACTTATTAGAAGCAACAACCCAGCCTGAAATTCATCTGTCACTCCGTGCATAGCATCTTCCAATTTTTCTCCTTACTGAGCATCAACGGTATCATCTAAAATATCCATTTTCTTCACCACTTGCAACTACGTCTTTTCACCTGATACACTATTGACCATTCTTCAACTCTTCCAGCTACAATGCCAACAAGACCATTAACGGAAAAAAAACAGCAATTTAATCATGATAAAGAAAACGGGAACAGTAGAAAACGAGACTACTTCCCCAAAACAAGTAATGTACGTTACATGCCCTTTTCCGAAAAAAGACCTAAAAATAACATTGATCGCAGCAGCCTAAACCTGCCAGAACACAGACTGGACCGCCCATCTACTCCTTCCACCGTTGCCAAACCTATTGCCCCACCAATACTAtcttcttttcatttatttcgGAAGCATATCTTCATTTTTTCTGTCCACAAAGGCCCAACTACCTCATCCCCAATGAGTTCCTTCCTTTTGGACCCTAACACGCACAAGTACTTGTCATACAAGATTTTTGAACAAAGAATTGAACCTAACTGCAAGAAATTGAAAATCGATCATGATCAAGCTCAAGATTGGTGAGTGATACAAAGGGGAAGAACTCCATTTGGAAAATGGAATAAAGGGATAACGAAATTAAATAAGTAGTTGAGATCAAAATCAATTGTTTAAGCAATTGGATATTTTCAAAGAATACTTTACTCCTCGGGGAGTACTCTGAAACCCTGCACCTTTTTTTCCCACCAAAGATATTGAGAGCGCACAAAAAGATCAATGACTAAAGTGGCACTCTATCCTCcctagaccccacttgtgggattagtGATTACACATGAACTATTGTTTTGTAATCTAACTAGTGCTTATGAAGCCCAGACTTTTTGAACCAGAAATAGCTTCAAAAACCTCAAGAAAAATTATGTAGAACTAAGAAGTGCAAGTGTTCAACAGATATATCAGGCAATAGCAAAACATACAAGCGCTTTCATGAGCTTCCAGAGCATGCAAGGTCTTGATTTCTACATATTTGCGTGAGAAAGGTGAAGAAAACAGCATAAATAGGAAGATCACAGTAGAGAAACAGGACAAAGGGAGGACGCAATGCAACCTTCTTGTTTTTCAGCTCAGGAAAAACAGCAAATAACTAGGCAGGGCAAAACTACAGGTGCTTTTGCAACCTGTACTCGTgactatttattatttgttatattatattgatgCTGACATAGCATGACAACTGAAGATGATAAAAGCAGAGCAGAATCTAATTTCTATTATAATAAACAGATTGTACAAGAATGAAAGAAGTAACTTACATTACATCGAAGAGGAAGAGGAACTTGACCAGCTCTCAAGTAGCCAGGGGTAAAAGCTTACATTGGTGCTGTCTTGTAGAACAAATGAAACAGTCAAGTTTTACACAGAGATCCCCCAATTCATTTGGCAATCAAAGAACTCTCAATATGGCCTGAGCATTCGGTTCTTCACAGGTGCATACCGAACTGAAATTACCTCGGTTTGGTTCCATCTTTTCTAATTTGGTTCGGTTCTTTGGTATGGGCCTAATATCATATGCATCAAGGCAGCAGCTGTTTTTCTATCACATGGGTTGCAATTTTGCATGATCGACGCGGACATGTATCAGCAGGAGCAACTAAGACTAGAGGCTAAGCAAATAATTCAGCAGCAACAGCCAAAGACCTTATGCCTATACACTGCACCAAGACAAAATTGTATGATCTCTTAGTTCATTTTCATTTACACCAGCAGCTTAGCTAATACAAGTATTAGCAATGAGTACATCAGCAGCTAAGCTAAGGTAAAACAAGTAATTCAAGCAGCTAAGGCCTACGCTATGGAAAATAGCCTCTTTTTCAACTAAGTTAATTCCAGGCAGTAGCAACACAAACTTGTGAAAAGTAGGCAGAAGCAAACACCAGCAGCTAATGTTTCTCTCAGttcaaatatcaaacaaaaattgagACCAGGCCGAAGAACTAAATTATTATGTTCAGTCCAGTTTTTCGGTATTCCAATATTTATGCCCACTGCTGAATAAAGAAATCAAGAGCCTGAAGATttacaatacaaaaaaaaaaacaatttcagCTGAATAAGCTGATTTTCCAATAATTTAACACCAAATGAGCAAAGGGAATCTGATCAAGAACCACTATAATAGCTGAGCTAAATTTGATTACTTAGTGACACGAGTGTCCTCTGCATCATCAGTAACATCATCATTATTGGCTTCCTTTTGTGCGTTCTCGGTGTCAGTACTGCAATCACCATCAGAGTCCAGGCTTTCTTCTCCCAAATCTTCTCTAACTGTCTCTCGGGCGGCTGAATGATCTCCTCCATTCTCAACGTAGTCAGCCATTTCATCATCGCCTCCCTGTTTTCCATAATTAATCAATCTTCTATCCACTGTGACTTTCCTTGGACTCAGTAAAACCAATTCAGCCAGCCTTCTCCTAGCTAAATATAACTCATTAGGCTCAATCAACTCTCCCTTCCTATAAGCCTCCCTGAGAAACACCGTATGCAATTTCCCTTGATTTCCCCTTGTCGAAATATAAAATATCCCTTgatgttgaagaagaaagtcTTTCAGCTTCTTTGGCAAATCCATAGCCAACCTAAAATGTGCAATTCTCTCCAAAGTAATCTTCTTTTCAACTGTCAACGACAACAATTCATGAATAGTCGCAACTGCTCTCTTTTCCATTCTCTTCTGTGCCTCGAGTGACCTTAAATCATAACCAGAGATATCCTCATATGGCAACCAATAAGGCAACCTTTGCCACTTCCAAACAGCAATCTTATAATACTTCCCAATCTTGAAACCTGGTGGGAAATTCACTCTAAATGAAAACCGCACATTCTCTTCTTCGCCACCCTTTTCTCTATACTCTCTCTCCCTAACATTCTCCACAGCACAAACAGTTAATCGCGGGTCTCTTTCAACAACCTCAATATACTTATTCCTAGTCTCTTTAGCATCAAACAATCTAAAATACTTGGGATACTTCAAAACCACAGAAAACTCAAAATCATCAGGTAAACCAAAATCTTTCCTTGCAATCCTAACATGTTCTAACCTTAACCTACCCGTATTCGATAGCAACAGAAGCTTCCGTAAACGGGTTACAGCTAAAGGCAATTGAGCTAAAAGTGCTAGTTTTTCTTGCTCAATTTGAAGCAATGATTTACGAGTAAGCCTACAATATAATATTCTCTGAACTGGGTGTTCGAATACCTCAAAAACATGAGGAAATTTGAGAATAAACTTCCCTGCTTCATATTGTTTGAACCCAAAACGGCGAGCAAGCATATCAAGGCGAGAAATGGCGATCATTGAATTAGGTTGAGTAAGAAGTAGTTCTTGGAATTTCTTTACTTTACGAATTTTCTTCTCCACTTCCATGTAATCATCGTAGCCGTGGTCGCGAATACGCTGTTGGTTCCTGGGTATGGAAGTTGACTGTGACATTTGCTTTGGGGATAGTAAGAAAACTGTAGGAATCCATGTGAGGGACTTGAAGGATGTGGATTTTGACTGTAATAATTTTGTTGAAATCGAAAGGAAAATGTGcattttgattattatgtgaGTTCTTGaatttggggtttagggttttaggagGAAGACGCACAGAGGCCACAGTAGTTGAGGAACTTATTGAGTAATTAATTTTACGTTGAGGATGTTATGTTAAGATTTGTGCATTATTTGCCTTGTGTTCGTATGCAAAAAATGGTTTTAATGACAATAACATTAATCATCTTTtactaaaatgaaaaatgtatcCTACCTTTTGTATATGGGTTCACATGGGTTATTTTTCTCTTGGTGTACGTTCGattttttggtttaattttgtgttatttggttgaatttttttatttttgattttataaaagagtaattaattcgattcaaaataaatttgatttagttTGATTTTCTTCTGTTCGGTTTGACTTTTTTCGATTTGATTATTTggtaaataatttaaaattttcaattatttctttaactCCGAAATGGGTCAAATGGTACcacataaaatgaaacgaaGAGAGTAATATAAATCATAAGTAAAacttaaaatacaaaattataagtATACCTATTATAGATGTAATTCAAACATAAACTATAAACATAATCATGAGAGATAATAACTAAAAAGAGACAAAAATGATTAACTTCAACTTAATTCTAACCCTAAACATTAtgttctatttatatataacataatatataatttttagttaAAAGGTATTAGAAGTAAAAAGATAATAACAAGTTACTAAGAGGTAATAGCTCGTTCAGATGGGATAGCttattctaaaataattaaatctcGATTAACTTGTCCTAgagtaagattttattttttattttatttttcgacTTAAAATTACTTTGTCCTATCAAAACAGGGTATTATCTCTTAGTAACTTACTTAGTTAATCTCTTACACCCGACAACTGAATATGATTATTtgtgttttaattaaatattgcaaatttgaaattttttgtatgatttttttttaatataaaatatattttaaatgaaagtcttatATGGtatagatataaatataattaaattttaacgtAAATATTACACATTAAATAGGAAACAAAAGGAATGAGAAATGATCAATATTTATAGTACATAGTGCTTCATAGATATATTTCATATCTTGATAATTCGCATtgtaatttcttaaaattatctATTCGGTTATTAGTCACGTAAACTTAAAATTCGCATAATTGGTTTCTAATTATGTAAATTCATATGTTGTATGTgtttattttaactatttagGTACGATTTATTGAttcatttgatttatatttaagaaaaaatcataataaattactCTCTTTGTATATTAACAaacgaaatatataaataaagtttcaaaaaatGCTATTGCAACCAAAATATACGAACGaagttataaaaaattattatggcaaataaatatacaaatgcAGTTCTAAAAAATTCTTATATGGCAAacacaatatacaaataaacttctaaaaaattcctaaatgtataaatacataatattatatatttacctTGTTTTTGTATTGATAAGTAAATATACAAACGAAAATATCCATAATAAACAAACAACATTATGAAGCATAATTAAGTAACTATAGTTTATATTTACcttgtttgtatattgacaaacaaatatacaaatgaaaatattcatagaaaacaaaactatatctataaaatataattaagtaaactaTATTTATCAagcataattaaatttatttcttttacaatttatgaaattttcaaatactattAAACAAAAGAAATCAAATACCATAATAAATCTAACATCAATATTACTTTTTGTATTAGCTCTCATAAAAAGACCCACTTTGAGTTTATCTATTACCTTCCTTTTATATTATAagtgacattttttattttataattatattaagaaataacataat
Proteins encoded in this region:
- the LOC101251690 gene encoding protein ROOT PRIMORDIUM DEFECTIVE 1, which translates into the protein MHIFLSISTKLLQSKSTSFKSLTWIPTVFLLSPKQMSQSTSIPRNQQRIRDHGYDDYMEVEKKIRKVKKFQELLLTQPNSMIAISRLDMLARRFGFKQYEAGKFILKFPHVFEVFEHPVQRILYCRLTRKSLLQIEQEKLALLAQLPLAVTRLRKLLLLSNTGRLRLEHVRIARKDFGLPDDFEFSVVLKYPKYFRLFDAKETRNKYIEVVERDPRLTVCAVENVREREYREKGGEEENVRFSFRVNFPPGFKIGKYYKIAVWKWQRLPYWLPYEDISGYDLRSLEAQKRMEKRAVATIHELLSLTVEKKITLERIAHFRLAMDLPKKLKDFLLQHQGIFYISTRGNQGKLHTVFLREAYRKGELIEPNELYLARRRLAELVLLSPRKVTVDRRLINYGKQGGDDEMADYVENGGDHSAARETVREDLGEESLDSDGDCSTDTENAQKEANNDDVTDDAEDTRVTNV